The genome window CAGCCCACAACACGCCCAACACCATAGCAGTCAGAGCCGCCACGGACCCGATCCAACGCCGCGACAGCATAGAGGCCCAAATGCCGACACCGATCATCAACAGTAGGTGATCGGCACCGCTGAAAGGGTGCAGCAGCCCCGCCAGCAAAGCCGGCGCCTCAATATGGCCAGGGTGAGCGAGCGCCACGCCCGGCAGAGACAAGAAGGCAACGAGGGAAGAAAATATGAAATGGCGTGCGTTCATGATGAAGTCTCCTGTATCAGATCAGCGCTGCAGCGCAACGTCGGCATCGGTGCCCGTGAGCAGACCCTGGGTTTCGATGAAGGCGATGATCTCGTCGAGGCCTTTACCGGTCTTGAGATTGCTGAAGATGAAAGGCCGTTCGCCGCGCATTTTCTTCGCGTCGCGCTCCATCACCTCCAGAGACGCGCCCACCATTGGTGCCAAATCGATCTTATTGATCACCAACAGATCTGACTTAGTGATGCCCGGTCCGCCCTTGCGCGGAATTTTGTCGCCGGCCGCCACGTCGATCACATAGATCGTCAGGTCAGATAGTTCCGGGCTGAAGGTAGCCGCCAGATTGTCACCACCGCTCTCCACGAACACGAGGTCCAGATCGGGGAAGGCTGTATTGAGCCGCGCCACGGCTTCAAGATTGATGGAGGCATCCTCGCGTATCGCCGTGTGCGGGCAGCCGCCAGTCTCCACGCCAAGAATTCGCTCCGGCGCCAATGCTTCATTACGCACCAAAAACTGCGCATCCTCCGCCGTGTAAATATCGTTGGTCACAACACCAAGCTGATATCGTTCACGCAAGGCACGGCACAGAGCCAGGATCAGCGCGGTCTTGCCGGATCCAACCGGGCCGCCGATGCCAACGCGCAATGGGCCAGCACGCAGGAGTTGTGTCTGCTTCATATCGTCTCCTATGAGCGAAACAGTCGGGTGTATTGAGTTTCGTGTTGGCAACTGGCAATAGCTAAGCCCGGCGCAAAATTGCTCCACTCCGCTTCGTCGAGATTCACCGCCTCAGCAGCGATCTGCTCCACCGCGGCGCCCAGATGCAGCAGCAAGCGCTGGCCTGCGCTCTGCCCTAGCGGCACGATCTTCACGGCCGCCATCACCTGATTCTCGGCCCAGGCCCAAAGATAGGCGGTCAGCGCCTGGCACGGCGGAATGCACCAGGCTGCAGCAATACAGCCCCACACTACCGGGAAGCTCAATTCGTCGATCTCGCGTAGCCCAGCGCGTTTCTTCGCCGGCACGTCCTGCAGTGCTTCCAACAGCAGGTGCAGGGAATGGCCCATCTGAAGGGTCTCATTGCGCAGTTCGCTGCTCTCACGGCTGGCGACGAAGCGCTCGTTCAACGCGGACAGAAGTCCCCAGTCGTCTGCTTCCGCTGCTGCCATCACGCGAACCAGAAGCGGCGCCTCAAAGCTGCCGACACTGGCTCGCAATACCCCGCCGATCCACTCGCCGGCCGTTGCTTCGTCGCGTACCACACCGCATTCCGCTGCCAACTCCAGGCCCTGGGAATAACTGTAGGCGCCCACAGGCAGGGCAGGGCTGGCCAGCTGCAGCAAACGCGATAGAACAAAGGCAGTCATGGGTGCGCCCCGTACTGATGAATCTTGGAGAGCGCCGACGAATGCCCATGCTGATGACCAAGAGCATAGGCGCCAGCCTCTGGCTCGAATGGGGCCTGCAATTGAGTCGGTCTCAAGCCCAGCCCTTCGAGCATAGTCTGAAGAACCGAATCGGCGGCGAGACGCAGCCAACCTGCTCCCACTTGCACTGGTATGTGGCGATTGCCGAGATGGTAAGCGGCTCGAGCCAGCAACGTCGCATCGTCGGTGCGCACCTCGATCAGCTGCTCTAGAGCAGCCACCACCTCGACAATGCGCCCGTCGTTGCCGCGCAGCCGGTCACCACCACGCAGAATGACGCCGCGCTCCAGGAACAGCCCCACCTCCTCGCCGCTCGCCAGCTTGGTTCGCAAGCGGCTTTTGCAGCGCAGCTCGAAGGGCAGGATCAAATACTCCTGGGATGGCTCGTTGCCGGTGTAGCGTTGTTCGATGACAATCATGATCAGAATAAAAAGTAACGTTGCGCCATGGGCAGGACTTGCGCTGGTTCGCACACCAACAGCTCGCCGTCCACCCGCACGGCATAGGTTTCAGGATCGACCTCCACATGCGGCAGGGCATCGTTGTGCACCATGTCGCGCTTCGAGATCTGTCTAGTGTTCTTCACTGCTACCAGCGGTTTGCTCAAACCCAATTCTTCGCCAATGCCCGCTGCCAGCGCAAACTGAGAGACAAAGGTCACGGAAGTGTTCAAGGCCCCGCCGTAGGCTCCGAACATGGGCCGGTAGTGCACCGGCTGTGGCGTAGGAATGGAGGCGTTGGCATCGCCCATGGGCGCCGCGGCAATCATGCCTCCCTTGATGATAAGCGCGGGCTTCACACCGAAGAATGCCGGCTTCCACAACACCAGGTCAGCCAACTTGCCCACTTCAACCGAGCCGACCAAATGACTGATACCATGGGCGATGGCCGGATTGATGGTGTACTTGGCCACGTAGCGTTTCACGCGGAAGTTGTCATGACGCGCCGTGTCCTGTGGCAGCGTGCCGCGCTGCACCTTCATCTTGTGCGCTGTTTGCCAGGTGCGAATTACCACCTCGCCCACGCGGCCCATGGCCTGAGAATCGCTGGAAATCATGCTGATAGCACCGAGATCATGCAGGATGTCCTCCGCCGCGATGGTTTCACGTCGTATGCGCGACTCAGCGAAGGCGATATCCTCTTCGATAGCCGGATCCAGGTGGTGGCACACCATGAGCATATCCAGATGCTCGTCGATGGTGTTTACTGTGTAGGGCCGCGTCGGGTTGGTGGAGGACGGCAGCACGTTGGCCTCGCCGCAGACCTTGATGATGTCTGGTGCGTGGCCGCCGCCAGCGCCTTCGGTATGGTAGGTGTGGATGGTGCGGCCTTTGAATGCGGCGATAGTGGTTTCGACGAACCCGGATTCGTTCAGGGTGTCGGTGTGGATCGCCACCTGAACGTCCATCTCCTCAGCCACCGCTAGGCAATTGTCGATGGCGGCAGGTGTAGTGCCCCAGTCTTCGTGCAGCTTGAGACCGATGGCCCCTGCGCGAATCTGCTCCCGTGCTGGCTCGGGCAGGCTAACGTTGCCCTTGCCAAGAAAGCCCAAGTTCATGGGGAAGGCATCGGCCGCCCGCAGCATTTGCTTTATATGCCAAGGACCCGGCGTGCAGGTGGTAGCGCAGGTGCCTGTGGCCGGGCCGGTGCCGCCACCGATCATGGTGGTCACGCCCGACATCAACGCCTCCTCGATCTGCTGTGGACAGATGAAATGGATGTGGCTGTCGATGCCGCCGGCGGTAAGGATCAAGCCCTCGCCCGCGATCACTTCAGTACCGGCGCCGATCGGAATGGTCACGCCGGGCTGGATGTCCGGATTACCAGCCTTGCCGATGCCCCAGATGCGACCGTCCTTGATCGCCACGTCGGCCTTGACGATGCCCCAGTGGTCTACGATCAGCGCGTTGGTGATAACCGTGTCCGCAACCTTGTCAGACGTAAGCTGACACTGACCCATGCCGTCGCGGATGACCTTTCCGCCGCCGAACTTGACTTCCTCGCCGTACAGGGTGAAGTCCTTTTCCACCTCGATCCAAAGCTCTGTGTCCGCCAAGCGGACGCGATCGCCAGTGGTCGGACCGAACATTTCCGCATAAGCGCGGCGCGAGAGTGTCGTCATTCGAGCGCCCCCATCACCTTACCGGCGAAGCCGTACACTTTGCGCGCACCAGCCAGCGCCACCAGTTCCACCGTGCGCGTCTGGCCCGGCTCGAAGCGCACCGCGGTGCCAGCTGGAATGTTGAGGCGAAAGCCATATGCGGCCTGTCGGTCGAAAACCAGTGCCGCGTTGGTTTCGAAAAAATGGTAGTGCGAGCCTATCTGAATCGGGCGGTCGCCAGTGTTGGCCACTTTCAGCTTCACCGTAGTGCGGCCGACGTTGATGGCAATATCGCCAGGCTGGGTATCAATTTCGCCAGGAATCATGTCATCTCCTCACACAATTGGATTGTGGACAGTGACCAGCTTCGTGCCATCAGGAAAAGTGGCTTCCACCTGCACTTCCGTAATCATTTCCGCCACGCCATCCATCACATCGGCACGGGTCAGCAAGGTCGCGCCATAGCTCATCAGTTCGGCCACTGTCCGACCCTCGCGCGCGCCTTCAATAATCGCCGCCGAGATATAGGCTACGGCTTCCGGATAGTTGAGCTTGAGGCCCTTTTCCTTGCGCCGCTCAGCCAACAGGCTGGCGACGAACAAGAGCAGCTTGTCTTTTTCCCGGGGGGTCAGTTCCATGGCGTCGTTTCCTCCCTATGTGTTCCAGATCCGCGGCACCATCGGCGCCGTTTGCGTCAAAGGCATACGCAATGCATGCCAGATTTTGGTGAAGTAGTCCCGCGCCTGTTCCGCCGAGTCGCCTAGGTAGCGGGCCACTAGCAGTCCTGGCAGCAGGGTGACGCCACTGCGTCCGCCCGCCAACCCAACCTCGCGGCATGCGACAAGCAGGTCTGCATCGAGCCTGTCGCTCGCCGCGAGCAATATGCCGACAACACCATGTCCAGCCAGCCCCGCAGCCGTATGCAGAAGCGGCGAGGCGCCTGGGATCACTGCCCGCTCCAACCAGACTAGCTTACCTTCCCGCCTCAATTCGGTATGCATGCGCAGCATGCCTCGCGTAAATGTCTCGCCCCGCGCAGTGCGGCCGAGGCACAGCACATCCCAACCCACGAACACCGCGTCGCGCGCCAGCTCAATGCGATTGCTCATCTCCGCATGTGCACCATCGAACACAATGGACTCCTGCGGCAGCCATTCCATTACCGCGCCGTGGTCTACGCGCAGAACCAGCTTCTGCCGCGCCGGATAGGCATCGCTGCGGTACCACTTGGTCGCACTCGGCATGGTGAGCAGCGCATGGGCGCCCGAACCTATCTTAATCTCCACCTCCAGCTCATCGCCGCCGGCAATGCCGCCGGGCGGGTGCAGCACGATGCCATGGCACACCGCTTTGCCCTCTGGATACAGCGGCCGCTGGATGCACAGTGGCCCCGAATGCTTGCGTCGCACCAGGATCGTCGCCTGCTCCCGACGCGCGAACTCCAGCTCCAAGCGCGCCTTCCATCCGCTACGCATGCAGTCGGCAATGGCGACAACGTTATTCATGTGTCGGCTGCTCACCCACATCATCACACCGACAGCAGCTGCCGCACGCCGTCTCGCTCCATGTCGACACCAGCGCCGCGGGCGATGATTTCCCCGCGCTCCATCACCAAATACTGGTCTGCCAGCGAGTGGGCGAAGTCGTAATACTGTTCCACTAGAAGGATCGCCATCTCTCCGGTCTCGGCCACGGTACGGATCGCTCGCTCAATGTCCTTGATGATAGAGGGTTGGATGCCTTCGGTCGGCTCGTCCAGGATCAGTAGCCTCGGGTTCCCCGCCAAAGCACGCCCGATCGCTAGTTGTTGCTGCTGTCCGCCGGACAAGTCGCCACCGCGACGGTGCAGCATGCTCTTTAGGACCGGGAACAGCTCAAAGACGAGGTCCGGCAACTTACTCCCACGCGGACGGCTGGCCAAGCCCATCTGCAAGTTCTCCGCCACCGTAAGGCGTGGGAAGATCTCGCGTCCTTGGGGCACATAGCCGATGCCGGCACGCACGCGCTCGTAGGGCGGCAGGCGCGTCAGCTCGCGGCCATCGAATTGGATATGCCCGGACTTCGCTGGCACCAGGCCCATCAGGCACTTGAGCAGAGTAGTCTTGCCCACGCCGTTACGGCCGAGCAAAACGGTGACTTTGCCAGCCTCGGCTCTGAAGCTGACATTACGCAGGATGTGGCTGCCGCCATAGTACTGGTTGAGGTTTTCGATCGAGAGCACGGTTATCTTCCCAAGTACACTTCGATGACGCGCGGGTCGTTCTGCAGCATGTCCAACGAGCCCTCCGCCAGCACACTACCTTCGTGCAGCACCGTAACCTTGCCACCCAGCTGGCGGATGAAGGCCATGTCGTGTTCCACCACCACCAGGGAATGTCTGCCTGCCAACGACAGAAAAAGCTCCGCAGTGCGTTCGGTCTCATCGTCGGTCATGCCCGCAACCGGCTCGTCGAGTAAGAGCAGCTTCGGTTCCTGCATCAGCAACATGCCGATTTCCAGCCACTGCTTCTGCCCGTGAGACAGCAGGCCAGCCAGCCGGTGCGCCTGGTCTCCGAGGCGGATTAGGTCCAATGTCTCAGCGATGCGATCCTGCTGCTCGCTGTCGATCCGGGCCCGAAGAGTACTCCTGACGCGTTTGTCCGCCTTCATTGCCAGCTCCAGATTCTCGAACACGGAAAGCCGGTCGAAGATAGTTGGCGTCTGGAACTTGCGGCCGATACCAGCGTTGGCGATCTCCGGTTCCGTCATCTGCGTCAGGTCCAGCGTCTGACCGAAGAAGACCCTACCGGAGTCGGGGCGGGTCTTGCCGGTAATGACATCCATCATGGTGGTCTTTCCGGCACCATTGGGCCCGATGATGCAGCGCAGTTCGCCAGCGTCGATAGTGAGCGACAGTTTGTTTAGCGCCTTGAAACCGTCGAAACTAACGGTAATATCCTCCAGATACAGGATGACCTTGTGCGATAAGTCGAGCTCTCCGGGGCGCAGCGTGTGGCCGAAAACTTCACCTGGACCCCCGTAACCATCACCGACCTCCGGATCCAATGTCAGTTGCGTGTCACTCATGCGCTTTCCCCTCCACGCATCCTGCGCAGCCGGTTCCAGAGACCCACTAGACCATCTGGCAGGAAGAGCGTGATCACGATGAACAGCGTACCGAGGAAAAAGAGCCAGTATTGCGGGAAGCTCACGGTAAACCAGCTCTTGGCAAGATTGACGATGCCTGCGCCGATCACTGGGCCGATAATCGTGCCGCGTCCGCCCACAGCGACCCAGACCGCCATCTCGATGGAATTGGCTGGGCTCATCTCGGATGGGTTGATGATGCCGACCTGAGGCACATAGAGTGCGCCAGCGATGGCGCACAACATCGCCGACAGCGTCCATACTGACAGCTTGTACCAGAGCGGGTTGTAACCCAGAAACATCACCCGCGACTCGGCATCGCGGATCGCCACCAACACGCGACCGAACTTTGATTTCATCAGATAGTTGACAAAAACGAGCGTGAGCATCAGCGCCAATGCCGACAGCGCAAACAGCACCACTCGTGTTTCTGGCGAAGTGATGGAGAAGCCGAGAATGCGCTTGAAGTCGGTAAAGCCGTTGTTCCCGCCGAATCCCGTCTCGTTGCGGAAGAAAAGCAGCATTGCGGCGAAAGTCAGAGCCTGGGTAATGATGGTGAAATACACGCCATTGATGCGCGAGCGGAAAGCGAAGAAGCCGAACACGAAGGCCACCAGTGTCGGCACCACCAGTACCAGCAATACCGACCACAGAAAGGAGTCGCTGCCATACCAGTACCAGGGTAGCTCCTTCCAGCCGAGGAACACCATGAAGTCAGGAAGGTCGCTTTGATAGCTGCCATCCCTTCCAATCTGCCGCATCAGGTACATACCGAAGGCGTAGCCGCCCAGTGCGAAGAAGAGGCCGTGGCCGAGGGACAGAATGCCGGCAAAGCCCCAGATCAGGTCGAGTGCTACCGCCACGATGGCGTAGCACAAGATTTTGCCGCCAAGCGTAATGAAGTAGTCCGACAAGTGAAATATGCTGTCCGCCGGGATGGCAAGATGCAGCAGCGGAATCAACACGAAGGCAACCAGCGCAGCAACGACCAGTGCGATCCAGGCACGCCGGTCCAGGGACTGCGCTATGCGGAACACGAACGGGGTGCGGGAAAACGTCGTGGTCTTCACGTCACACACCTCCATAAACCGCCCTCCCTTTGAGGGCAAACAGTCCCTGTGGACGCTTCTGGATGAACAGGATGATGAACACCAGTATGAGAATCTTAGCGATCACCGCCCCGGTCCAGCCTTCTATGAGCTTGGTCAGGATACCCATGCCGAGCGCTGCCCACACCGCACCGGCAAGCTGGCCCACGCCGCCCAGTACCACCACCATGAAGGAATCGACGATGTAGCCTTGGCCCATGTCGGGGCCAACGTTGGAAATCTGCGACAGCGCCACGCCGCCCAGACCGGCAATGCCGGAGCCGAGACCAAAGGCGAGCATGTCGATGCGTCCCGTGTGCACACCAACGCAACTTGCCATAGACCGGTTCTGGGTCACTGCGCGCACGTACAAGCCGAGGCGCGTCTTGCTCAGCAGCAGCCAGACCAGCGCCAGCACGCCTACGGCAAAGCCGATTATGATCACGCGGTTCCAGGGCAGCACCACGTTCGCCAGCACCTCGATGCTGCCGGACATCCAGTCCGGGTTTCTCACTTCCACGTTCTGCGGACCGAAGAGCACTCGTGCCGCCTGGATCAGGATCAAACTGATGCCCCACGTGGCAAGCAGGGTATCGAGCGGCCGGCCATACAGATGGCGGATCACGAGGCGCTCTAGGACCATGCCCACCAGCGCGGCAACCACGAACGCCACTGGGATCGCGGCGATCACGTAATAGTCGGCCAGATCAGGAAAATGTGTGCGAAAAATATTCTGCACCACATAGGTGGTATAGGCGCCGACCATCAGCAACTCGCCGTGGGCCATGTTGATCACGCCCATCACGCCATAGGTGATAGCCAGACCCAGCGCGGCTAGCAGAAGGATGCTGCCCAGCGATAACCCCGAGAACACGTTGCTCAGCGCCTCGCCCCAGGCAAGGTGCGACTCAATGCTCTTTATCGCTGCCAGAGCTGCCTCCCGCACGGTCGGGTCCGGCTCGGCG of Hydrogenophilus thermoluteolus contains these proteins:
- the ureG gene encoding urease accessory protein UreG, translated to MRAGPLRVGIGGPVGSGKTALILALCRALRERYQLGVVTNDIYTAEDAQFLVRNEALAPERILGVETGGCPHTAIREDASINLEAVARLNTAFPDLDLVFVESGGDNLAATFSPELSDLTIYVIDVAAGDKIPRKGGPGITKSDLLVINKIDLAPMVGASLEVMERDAKKMRGERPFIFSNLKTGKGLDEIIAFIETQGLLTGTDADVALQR
- a CDS encoding urease accessory protein UreF, whose protein sequence is MTAFVLSRLLQLASPALPVGAYSYSQGLELAAECGVVRDEATAGEWIGGVLRASVGSFEAPLLVRVMAAAEADDWGLLSALNERFVASRESSELRNETLQMGHSLHLLLEALQDVPAKKRAGLREIDELSFPVVWGCIAAAWCIPPCQALTAYLWAWAENQVMAAVKIVPLGQSAGQRLLLHLGAAVEQIAAEAVNLDEAEWSNFAPGLAIASCQHETQYTRLFRS
- the ureE gene encoding urease accessory protein UreE encodes the protein MIVIEQRYTGNEPSQEYLILPFELRCKSRLRTKLASGEEVGLFLERGVILRGGDRLRGNDGRIVEVVAALEQLIEVRTDDATLLARAAYHLGNRHIPVQVGAGWLRLAADSVLQTMLEGLGLRPTQLQAPFEPEAGAYALGHQHGHSSALSKIHQYGAHP
- the ureC gene encoding urease subunit alpha — protein: MTTLSRRAYAEMFGPTTGDRVRLADTELWIEVEKDFTLYGEEVKFGGGKVIRDGMGQCQLTSDKVADTVITNALIVDHWGIVKADVAIKDGRIWGIGKAGNPDIQPGVTIPIGAGTEVIAGEGLILTAGGIDSHIHFICPQQIEEALMSGVTTMIGGGTGPATGTCATTCTPGPWHIKQMLRAADAFPMNLGFLGKGNVSLPEPAREQIRAGAIGLKLHEDWGTTPAAIDNCLAVAEEMDVQVAIHTDTLNESGFVETTIAAFKGRTIHTYHTEGAGGGHAPDIIKVCGEANVLPSSTNPTRPYTVNTIDEHLDMLMVCHHLDPAIEEDIAFAESRIRRETIAAEDILHDLGAISMISSDSQAMGRVGEVVIRTWQTAHKMKVQRGTLPQDTARHDNFRVKRYVAKYTINPAIAHGISHLVGSVEVGKLADLVLWKPAFFGVKPALIIKGGMIAAAPMGDANASIPTPQPVHYRPMFGAYGGALNTSVTFVSQFALAAGIGEELGLSKPLVAVKNTRQISKRDMVHNDALPHVEVDPETYAVRVDGELLVCEPAQVLPMAQRYFLF
- a CDS encoding urease subunit beta, translated to MIPGEIDTQPGDIAINVGRTTVKLKVANTGDRPIQIGSHYHFFETNAALVFDRQAAYGFRLNIPAGTAVRFEPGQTRTVELVALAGARKVYGFAGKVMGALE
- the ureA gene encoding urease subunit gamma; its protein translation is MELTPREKDKLLLFVASLLAERRKEKGLKLNYPEAVAYISAAIIEGAREGRTVAELMSYGATLLTRADVMDGVAEMITEVQVEATFPDGTKLVTVHNPIV
- a CDS encoding urease accessory protein UreD, which produces MNNVVAIADCMRSGWKARLELEFARREQATILVRRKHSGPLCIQRPLYPEGKAVCHGIVLHPPGGIAGGDELEVEIKIGSGAHALLTMPSATKWYRSDAYPARQKLVLRVDHGAVMEWLPQESIVFDGAHAEMSNRIELARDAVFVGWDVLCLGRTARGETFTRGMLRMHTELRREGKLVWLERAVIPGASPLLHTAAGLAGHGVVGILLAASDRLDADLLVACREVGLAGGRSGVTLLPGLLVARYLGDSAEQARDYFTKIWHALRMPLTQTAPMVPRIWNT
- the urtE gene encoding urea ABC transporter ATP-binding subunit UrtE, yielding MLSIENLNQYYGGSHILRNVSFRAEAGKVTVLLGRNGVGKTTLLKCLMGLVPAKSGHIQFDGRELTRLPPYERVRAGIGYVPQGREIFPRLTVAENLQMGLASRPRGSKLPDLVFELFPVLKSMLHRRGGDLSGGQQQQLAIGRALAGNPRLLILDEPTEGIQPSIIKDIERAIRTVAETGEMAILLVEQYYDFAHSLADQYLVMERGEIIARGAGVDMERDGVRQLLSV
- the urtD gene encoding urea ABC transporter ATP-binding protein UrtD, whose product is MSDTQLTLDPEVGDGYGGPGEVFGHTLRPGELDLSHKVILYLEDITVSFDGFKALNKLSLTIDAGELRCIIGPNGAGKTTMMDVITGKTRPDSGRVFFGQTLDLTQMTEPEIANAGIGRKFQTPTIFDRLSVFENLELAMKADKRVRSTLRARIDSEQQDRIAETLDLIRLGDQAHRLAGLLSHGQKQWLEIGMLLMQEPKLLLLDEPVAGMTDDETERTAELFLSLAGRHSLVVVEHDMAFIRQLGGKVTVLHEGSVLAEGSLDMLQNDPRVIEVYLGR
- the urtC gene encoding urea ABC transporter permease subunit UrtC encodes the protein MKTTTFSRTPFVFRIAQSLDRRAWIALVVAALVAFVLIPLLHLAIPADSIFHLSDYFITLGGKILCYAIVAVALDLIWGFAGILSLGHGLFFALGGYAFGMYLMRQIGRDGSYQSDLPDFMVFLGWKELPWYWYGSDSFLWSVLLVLVVPTLVAFVFGFFAFRSRINGVYFTIITQALTFAAMLLFFRNETGFGGNNGFTDFKRILGFSITSPETRVVLFALSALALMLTLVFVNYLMKSKFGRVLVAIRDAESRVMFLGYNPLWYKLSVWTLSAMLCAIAGALYVPQVGIINPSEMSPANSIEMAVWVAVGGRGTIIGPVIGAGIVNLAKSWFTVSFPQYWLFFLGTLFIVITLFLPDGLVGLWNRLRRMRGGESA
- the urtB gene encoding urea ABC transporter permease subunit UrtB gives rise to the protein MHKAFVQSPIRKSGTLNFIISHLLSLLLLLVTTSAAAALDPAVLRDLASDDSDKKIAAIGELLASGDKQAEAVLRAMNDNALFVANDRLFYRVDGKALDAATGAAFPDAPDYADSVVVNNRVRGKLQNALAAFQLFNPDRDARLAAAKELQSNIDSSLIPVLKKALTLEIDPQIKKLLVLAHAQAKLHSPDPKERLVAVRTLSESNSAEVKSLLLSLLQKNGDTYAEPDPTVREAALAAIKSIESHLAWGEALSNVFSGLSLGSILLLAALGLAITYGVMGVINMAHGELLMVGAYTTYVVQNIFRTHFPDLADYYVIAAIPVAFVVAALVGMVLERLVIRHLYGRPLDTLLATWGISLILIQAARVLFGPQNVEVRNPDWMSGSIEVLANVVLPWNRVIIIGFAVGVLALVWLLLSKTRLGLYVRAVTQNRSMASCVGVHTGRIDMLAFGLGSGIAGLGGVALSQISNVGPDMGQGYIVDSFMVVVLGGVGQLAGAVWAALGMGILTKLIEGWTGAVIAKILILVFIILFIQKRPQGLFALKGRAVYGGV